ACACCAAATCCACCAACCAATCCGGAAACCCCAACCTTCCCAGTTCACCCAACCCCACCAAGCGGAACGCAGTTACCAAATTATGCGAAAACTACTGGTGAAGTCGTCTACTCACTGAAGAAGATTTACCTATACAAGAATCCAACCTTCAAAAAAGCTGAGCGACTGGTTGGTTATACTCAAAAGCCACGGGTCTTCCGACCAATGTTTGTGGTCACCGGATACAGCTATTCCAACGCAGGCCGCATACGTTTCAAAGTCGTCGATGTCAACCATGACAGTCCAACTGCGGGAATGACCGGCTACATCACCACTAAGTCCAGCTTCGTTTCTCCGGTTTACTACCAGGCAGTCCCAAAGTTCATCACCGTCATCAGCCCAAATGGAGTCATCGAATACAACGAAAAGGACCTCACCAAGCCAGTCCAGACGTTCAAGCAGGGAAGAATCCTAAAGGTCGAGTCAATCACCACCCACAACTTGACCACCCGTTACATGCTGGGCAATGGTAATTTCATCACTGCCAACCGTAAGCTGGTTATGAACGGTAAACAAAAGCAGCCAACCAGAGTGGTCGCCAAAAAAGCAATCAACCGCTATACCACTGCCAATTTCACCAAGAAAAACGGTCACTACAAGAAAGGCGCCAAGATTAAAGTCAACTTCTACACCTATAGCCATGATGCGTCGAACACCAAGTCCGGTGCCAAGCGATTCTCTGTCAAGGGTGGCTATATTACCGCCAATCCGAAGTTTGTGAAAGTCTATTATAAATAATTACCCAAAAGAGGCGAAACATCATTCTTTGTCAGTTATGTCATCGCCTCTTTTGAGTTCCACTGTCATATAGATTAAACCTGGGACAATCGGCTGATCCCGGCCATTTAAGCAAATAATCCAGTTATTCCAAAACCAGGAATAACTGGATTATTTACTTAAATTCTGGGATCAAAGCGCCTCGCGCCCCACTCTTCATTTAATCTAAATACCCCTTGGTAGCCGCAATAATTTCCTGCAGCCCCTTCTTGGCATCCGAGAACATCATACTGGTCTGATCTTCACTAAACAGTGGGTTTTGAACACCGGCGTAACCGGTACTCATGGAACGCTTAATGACAACGACGGACTTTGATTTATCAACATCCAAAATTGGCATCCCCGAAATGGCGTTACCCTTTTCACGAGCCAATGGATTGGTAACATCGTTAGCGCCAATAACCAGCGAAACGTCAGTATTTTCAAACATCGAGTTGGCTTCATCCAACTGTTTCATTTGATCGTAAGGAACGTTGACATCGGCGAGCAAAACGTTCATATGGCCAGGCATCCGGCCGGCAACTGGGTGAATCGCATAGTTGACGTTAATTCCGGCATCCGTCAGCAATTTCGCCAACTCAGCGACTTCATGCTGAGCCTGAGCGGCAGCCAAACCATAACCGGGAACGATCATGACATTGTGCGCATAGGCCAGCTGCATGCCGACATCATCGGGTGTGGTCTTCTTAATGTTGGTTGGCACCTCAGCACCCGCACCAATACTGCCGTTGGAATCGCCACTACCGAAGCCGCCAGCAATAATGTTGGCAACTGATCGGTTCATTGCTTCGGCCATTTGCAGGGTCAAAATTGTTCCGGCCGCACCAACCAGCGCACCAGCGATAATCAAGACCTGATTATCAATGACAAATCCGGCAAAGGCAACCGCCAAACCGGTAAAGGCGTTCAAAAGTGAAACAACCACCGGCATGTCGGCACCACCAATTGGCAAGGTCATCAATAGGCCAAAAATCAAACTGGCTAACAATGCCAGTACCATAGGCCAGTAAGCGGAAGGAAAACCAATCATCCAAACACCGGCAACGATAATTGCTAACACTGCCAGACCGTTAATCAATTTGTCGCCGGGAAACGAAATTGGTTTGCCGGGCACATGTCCGGACAATTTACCGGTTGCAATTAGCGAGCCTGAGAAGGTAATCCCACCAATAATAATGTCAAGCAGCACTGGAATGGAAAAGGCCAGGCTCAAAGAGGTACCGACAGCTTCGTGGGTGTAATCGAAAATCCCGATTGTGGCAGCGGCACCGCCACCAACGGCGTTAAACAGCGAAACCAATTGAGGAACATCGGTCATTGGCACTTTGCGTGCGCGGATAACTCCATACAAAATTCCGATTAACAGACCCGCAAACAATACCGTCCAGCCAATTAAGGTAATCTGACCCTTGGAGATAATTTCAACTAAAA
Above is a genomic segment from Lentilactobacillus buchneri containing:
- a CDS encoding NAD(P)(+) transhydrogenase (Re/Si-specific) subunit beta, with protein sequence MSLLKTIASLIYLLSAVCYVIGVHMMRSPKTARNGNLLSGLGMAMAVVMILVEIISKGQITLIGWTVLFAGLLIGILYGVIRARKVPMTDVPQLVSLFNAVGGGAAATIGIFDYTHEAVGTSLSLAFSIPVLLDIIIGGITFSGSLIATGKLSGHVPGKPISFPGDKLINGLAVLAIIVAGVWMIGFPSAYWPMVLALLASLIFGLLMTLPIGGADMPVVVSLLNAFTGLAVAFAGFVIDNQVLIIAGALVGAAGTILTLQMAEAMNRSVANIIAGGFGSGDSNGSIGAGAEVPTNIKKTTPDDVGMQLAYAHNVMIVPGYGLAAAQAQHEVAELAKLLTDAGINVNYAIHPVAGRMPGHMNVLLADVNVPYDQMKQLDEANSMFENTDVSLVIGANDVTNPLAREKGNAISGMPILDVDKSKSVVVIKRSMSTGYAGVQNPLFSEDQTSMMFSDAKKGLQEIIAATKGYLD